Sequence from the Amaranthus tricolor cultivar Red isolate AtriRed21 chromosome 1, ASM2621246v1, whole genome shotgun sequence genome:
tagcataatcatatcattaaacataacctttgtattatattggggcatcactagcatgtatggaaatgcatcctaacaaaaagtaattaaagttcaatataatttttttttttaaggaaaccactaaaatgtttcatttcaatccttcttaaagtaaatataacttaaaaggttttgaaattcattcaaaacaactagaatatgattcataagtctataaaatcattacgacagaagatttcataaaacactattttcttaaatacgagatagttttgccggcaataaaatcgataattgatttacaaagtacatattaattctccaacaaggcccaaattaatcaagtcattataataccttatttaaaatgaatttaagtttgtcccatcagattataattggttatgcgaatttataacgatcttacaattattttcgacaatttgggtatttaccgttatttaaatggtgtcttaaatccataaaatttataaaccatctaatttaaacttaatttatactatgaggtaGTAGGTTATTAatgtaattataaattttttttatataggtctatttttaccaaaatttaatcaacaatattacactttttaataaataaacattgtttattaatttgataaattagtaaataattaataatttattttataaaattataccaaagttccagaagtcatataacatgtttattaggctatttgaacttataaaactcatgatGTTTATATTACATGTttatatgatgttttattattttgtatagatattttatcgataaatagaataaaataggtttaaaattatttgagtccgaataaaatattataaaaattttatgatattccagaagctattttaaggggtaaaaaattttaaataaccattaaaaatcatttgggctatttttaataattaatatcgttattttaccaataaaccgaataaaatttatttaagtccatatatggtcacgaaaatccatataaatttttgaatatgtatctactatttatataaatgtcccataaaattttcatgtccaaaagacgtcatttagtatttattttatattttaccgttttcaaacttccgattattaataaccgagtaaaaattattaaggtccttaaatgtcaacgaaaccttcccaaacttttaccaatttacctactgtccatatgagtatgtgataaaaatttcaagtccatatgtctttgtttggtaattattttatattttaccattttacaatttaccgttaaaacaatttaacgattattcaaaaataataaaaaaaaattccaaactaaatatattctggccaaacttgttggagacattataatatgtttttattaattatttttgatgatgaagagttcatctaataccatgttttataataagagtatttaacaccttaaaatccattaaaatatcaatttaacgaataatctcaacaaaaagtatccaagaaatttttcttaacatatagctactgaaaatttcttttaaaatgaatttcaaatattttcaaattcatataatcatttccatcacaataactttcacaaagtagtgttaaacatgcctttaaacatacaataatttataaaatcaacatgcatgatgcccacaataataatacatgtaataaattattccatactcaaatttatcattttgacatcatttttcaagatttaagaacttctctttgggaattttattttttttttaaaaaaaaagtttatacacttactttcccaacttgttcttaaatcctttaaaaatcaccccatgtgacataactcgactccaagcctatataattattccgtaagttcctacgcgttcttagaagcggttctaacttcgggtccttgcccttcaagtctcaactccaactcttcaactaaacatattgcattcatccaaaaatcaataataattttggatttctaacatgcacttaatttTTTCAAGTTAGAGTTGTtggactaatacttgtgatgattttaatatatttggagtacacttattatgttgagcaacatacttagttaagtcccataattttatttgaatcctttaagtaacaaaatttgtatgtttgtggaaatacatcttcttactttctattatgacctatttttatagatttataagtgatgattttcttagtttagagataaaatactcattttataatgatcttagtttatagaaagattcatgtaaaaaaatgttttacatgaacaagttttaacaaaactagtggaataaggaaatgaacataacttactctatacttggtagatttcttcaagtttggtgtctatggaaagctcttaagatgaagattatttttatggaagatttgagtttataaaaataaattttcagaagttttagatgggtttttgaaggagatttgatgagaaaagaaggtgttctagttattgaaagtttgaaggattctagtgtttatTCAtagatgaacttgggagcaatgtgttggggtttatggctgaataattattcagaaaatggagtgtttttgcttcaaatatttgcctcttgcatgcttgtaatgatgcacaagctttgggtagaataaaaggggttttgggtagtgtgattggcttgagtgtgtaagtgaacaaggagctactaaggggatttgggacagccATATTAGCTGCtatttggggctgatttggagtgctttttgtcctcaatttggtctattatggtataagaaagctttatctaagatagtttaaagtttgggtaaaaattgttgtacatgtaacaagttatgtaacttgtacttcatgtttaaaaatcacttgtatatgtgagaaaaatttaatttactcccatcatggttatataatgtgcttgggtaataattaaaatttttttcgaactgttaagggtagttgctcaactttaagttttacctctaaagtttacgttacttgttacgattcataatcgcgttacgaattaacaagtttctaatcattgtagagaattttcaaattactaccatcactaattaaattataattagtaacgaacaaatatataataaaaattaggcactaaaaacgactaatgaaatctcttaataatacgactgtttcatataagaaaaaatagtcaaataggatcttgtttgaattatctaatcgcatattttcttgttatttactttttataatttttaactatgtacattaatcaatatataaatgGTAAAAATAAcgcattaaattgcgtaaaaagtcaaatataacaaatataatgaaaTGGCGAAAGTACTTTGCTTCTCAGATCTCTCTTACTTATTTGGAATGTCGATTATTATTTAAAGTTGGCTTATACATTGATCTATTATCTAAAATGAAGGAATTTGACAAGTTAAAATTGAAAGAATCAATTAATATGGTAAAAATGAAAAACACTATAAGATGAGCGCAAATTATAAGGGCTCACACGCCCGTACATGAACCttgtttaaaatatttgtaTCCTACCACTCTTTTTCACTCCAATATTACCCCCTATCACTAAATTTGCTCTAAGCGCGGGTCTTTTCGATCGGTTGAACTTAATTTCATTGATTCTAATTGCACTTATTAATAActgaaaatttgaattatttaaagaaaaaaattttaaaatagatatAGGATAAatatatttctcaaaataagcacaAATTTCTCAGAGTTGAAGTTAAGGgttgtttgctgttactaatagcgaatgAATAAGACTGGTAAAAAAAATCgaattttttgtttgatgttgataacaacgaacaaagattTTAACTGGTCAAACAAGATCAAACCTTTCTTCGCTGCTAAGGTTTGTCCTTGACCAGGTCTCCTTTCTTGGCTGTTATTACAAAGATTTcgtcaaaaaaaagtcaaagtctttgttcgctattagtaacagttactaacagcgaacaaagaacttgactttttttttaccaactTTCTGTATACAACCCCAAACCTCAACTCTGGaaaattcatacttattttgaaaaataagtttatccatgtatattttaaaaattttttattttttttacttaaataatttaaatattcttaatatttatcatttaagGCAAATGATATATGTAGCCCTTAGGGTACATATAAGCATTAATGAGAGATAATATTCCTTTATATTTACTAGTAAAAAAGTATCTCTACATTCATTTATTAAGTCACCTCTTTttattaaaggtttttaacGCTCCTTGAAAACTAATAAAATGTTTCCCAAATAAAACCTCCCAACTCTCATCCCCCTCCATTCATCTTCTCTATAAATTCATCTATAAAACTCATTTGCTTGTACATGACAGTAAAATCAACCTGTATACAATTACCggtaatttcattttctttctttgattttgtctttagttttttttttcatttattagtTATCTTGTATTTCAtttctttctttgattttgtCTTTAGATTTTATATTCTTCTCCATTGATTTTTTGCAGTAACAAGGAATTATGACTTGGGCTTCTAGACTTGCAATCTTGGAGTGGAAGACATGATTATCATTAAGCTAAATTTTTGGATTACATGAAGATGGAAAATGTATCTTTATGAAACTAGAAATATTTCTTATATATGGAAAATTTGTATCAAACATTATTAATTAAGGAATTAATTGCAActctattattaatatcaatacaTTTAGtgacttttttataattaatgtgttgataggactatttaataaaaaagaGACTAGATTCTTTTGATAGAATCAAAATTACATTAATGAAGagaatttacatttttttatgcTTAGCCCTAATGGCTACATATATCAAAACCCATCATTTAAAGGCTCTAGCTGATTCACGCTTGATAAGTGCAAATGTTGGCACTTATTCTCATAATTATTTATACACATTTATAATAATcgttgttatttatttttgttcttattttggAAGATTCATGTGATTGTactctttttatttgtttatgcTGATTTTGAGAATGAAAAAATAGATTGGTTGAATGGTTGTCATTCTCATTAGAAGAAATGATATTATATACAATAATACAATCTAtaatttaggaaactaaatatttaccCAATATTCTATACAATCATAttgattatacaaaatattctatcaatcaaaagatattattttaaCACACCCTCGCAGTCGAATCGGGAGGTTGACAGACGCTGAGACTGGatcgaaaatcatcaaataagaCTTGAGGAAGACCTTTGGTGAAAATGTTAGCAATCTGATAACAAGTTGCAACATGAAGCACCCGAATATCACCACGTTTAACTttttcacgaacaaagtgaATGTCGATCTCAATATATTTAGTGCACTGGTGATGCACTGGGTTACCGGCCAAACAAATGGCATAATATTGTCACAATAGACAAGAGTAGTTGTAGTAATAGGACAGTGAAGCTCAAGGAGTAAGTTACGAATCCAACAAGTCTCAAAAACAGCATTAGCAACACCACGATAATTAGTCTCAGCACTAGATTTAGAAACAATAGGCTGCCGTTTAGCAGACcaagaaattaaattatcaccCTGAAAAACATAGTAACCAGAAGTAGAACGGCGGGTGTTAGGGCAACCACCCCAATCGGCATCAGTATAGGAAAAAAGAGTTGAAATAGTAGATCGATACAATTGTAGACAGTGGTGAAGAGTACCCTTGACATAGCAAAGAATGCGGTGAATAGCAGCCATTTGTTAAACTCTAGAATCATGCATATCTAGGCAAACTTGCTGAACAACATATGAAATATCTGGTCGAGTGAAAGTAAGATACTGCAAAGCACCAGCCAGACTACGATACAATGTAGGATCATCACAAGGGGAACCAGTATTAGCGTAAAGTTTCCCAAATGTAGCAACAGGAGTACAAACAGACTTACATTGAGACATGCCTACCTTTTCAAGAATCTCAGAGGCATAGCGCtgttgagagagaaagagtCCTGTAGAAGTACTATTAACAgcaatacccaaaaaataattaagaggatCCAAGTCCTTCATAGAAAACtcagagctaagtttggacATAAGAGACTTACGAAGCAAATCAGAAGAAGCCGTAAGAATAATATCATCCACATTTAACAAAAAGATAAGCACCAgcgtgtttatactcagcctttttgctgatactatgctttgtatgtttttccaatggtttttttttagagtaaacccctatggcacctcgacggagaatggatatgcgagcggaagattaacccgagttggagtatgactccccttttgtttagatctctttattgtatttgagagactattagtttagatttaaactaatttaaggatgtaatttgaactttggacttatttcgatttggttgtaattttcctatattttggacagttaagacttccgttatattgctttggtttggttcaagtattatacttggatattggtttgacctttaagtaaccccttaattgtgttggcaaaagtgagcttccgcttgattaatactaaattccagttagtgtttgccttcataattcgaggcggttacaggtTTCTTCTACATAATGAAATAAAGATAGTGTGCACATTATATAAGTCATTGGAGTTTTtctcccattgccatatgataTTCAAATGATATATCGTTGGCTTATGAAGTGCGTGCACGTCGTGTTTTTCAATTATATGCTATCATAATTGACAATTACCAATCCAGTttaatttggtatcagagctaaacgTTTGATCAAAACAAGTAATTAAATGACAAGCCTGAAAAGAAAGGCGGCATTCATACTCTAATTGATTATTCTTAGATGTGAACTTGACAGAGGTTTGCATGTGAGGGGGAGTGTTGAGATGGTTTATCATAAATTGATGAATCATgtatggtgtgcacactttataagtcattaGAGTCCTTCCTCCCAATgtcatatgattttaaaatgatatCTCCTTAGCCTATGAACTATGTGCATTTCATATTTTCCCAATTACATATTAACATAGCTCACAATTAATCCAATCAAATTTAACAAAGATCATCATAAGAAAATGTACGTCAATAGAATAATTATATGAGAAAAATGAATATTAATACTTTATAGATGTACTCAAAAAAAAGTTGAAACACTTCATTTAACATATGGAATACCATGGAAATTATAGACGAAAATTATTCCAATTCCCgtcaatttttacttttatcaCATTGAAGTGAACACACTATTAGaggtttaaaatataaaattaaagattagAAAGAGGCATATGTTTTATGAGCCAAACATTGATCATCAAATGATATATGCCATGATAAGTAGGAATATATTTTTACAATATATTCATGAAGATAGAAGTTTCATATCAATTCATACAAAGTCCTGATAACTAAGAATATAATACTCtatcctattcagcttatgtgtcccattttcttttattgtcaagtcattttaattgtcccatttctatttttagtatgggtttttgacttttatgcccttagtagctttatcctatttttaattatacccttcattacccatactaattttcctcccttacattaaaaacccataatatctagagctgttcaaaacaaacccgacccgaaaatccgacccggaatcgaaaattatccgacccgaaaaaatgtaagttttttaggtttaccgaaccgcaattacccgaaccgatacttcactcgaaccgtttgataaccgaaaagggcaaaatcgaactcgaactgcaaccgaattttataaccgacatataaaccttaaccgatgttacccgaactgaacagtgatcgacccgagtcaaatccgacccgaattatgcacgtaaccgaatgtaacatgactaaaaccgattaagattgaactgtttttaacccgaactgatacaaacccgatcgattattaatcgaactgtttttaactcgaactgatacaaacccgaaccgattgtaaatcgaactgttataaatccgaatcaaattttcacctaattttagcaaattaagtccaatttcagttttctaataatacggaaaaaggaagaacacaagttctatacagaagagattgcatacagaatatataaatatatatatatatatatatatatatatatatatatatatatatatatatatatatatatatatatatatatatatatatatatatatatatatatatatatatatatatatatatatatatatatatatatatatatatatatatatatatatatatatatatatatatatatgaactaattgaaataaattgatctgcctattagggctggcaaaagctgacccgacctgctaacctgatctgaaaccgactcgaaattagcgggtttgggtttagatttttgacccaattaattaaatgggtcaacccgacctgatctgttta
This genomic interval carries:
- the LOC130823695 gene encoding uncharacterized mitochondrial protein AtMg00810-like, giving the protein MSKLSSEFSMKDLDPLNYFLGIAVNSTSTGLFLSQQRYASEILEKVGMSQCKSVCTPVATFGKLYANTGSPCDDPTLYRSLAGALQYLTFTRPDISYVVQQVCLDMHDSRV